The proteins below are encoded in one region of Streptomyces roseirectus:
- the rnc gene encoding ribonuclease III: protein MSTPKKNSAETTASSHTLLEGRLGYHVESALLVRALTHRSYAYENGGLPTNERLEFLGDSVLGLVVTDTLYTTHPDLPEGQLAKLRAAVVNSRALAEVGRGLDLGSFIRLGRGEEGTGGRDKASILADTLEAVIGAVYLDQGLDAASELVHRLFDPLIEKSSNLGAGLDWKTSLQELTATEGLGVPEYLVTETGPDHEKTFTAAARVGGVSYGTGTGRSKKEAEQQAAESAWRAIRAAADERIKQEEAAAAEATADAESASA from the coding sequence GTGTCCACGCCGAAGAAAAACTCTGCGGAGACCACGGCCTCGTCCCACACGCTTCTGGAAGGGCGGCTCGGCTACCACGTCGAGTCCGCCCTTCTGGTGCGTGCGCTGACGCACCGTTCCTACGCGTACGAGAACGGCGGTCTGCCGACGAACGAGCGGCTGGAGTTCCTGGGGGACTCCGTGCTCGGCCTCGTCGTCACCGACACGCTCTACACGACCCACCCCGACCTGCCGGAGGGCCAGCTGGCCAAGCTCCGGGCGGCGGTGGTCAACTCGCGCGCACTGGCGGAAGTCGGTCGTGGCCTCGACCTCGGCTCCTTCATCCGGCTCGGCCGGGGTGAAGAGGGCACGGGCGGCCGGGACAAGGCGTCCATCCTCGCCGACACCCTTGAAGCGGTGATCGGCGCGGTCTATCTCGACCAGGGCCTCGACGCGGCCTCCGAACTGGTGCACCGCCTGTTCGACCCGCTGATCGAGAAGTCCTCCAACCTGGGCGCGGGCCTGGACTGGAAGACGTCGCTCCAGGAGCTGACCGCGACCGAAGGGCTCGGGGTCCCCGAGTACCTGGTCACGGAGACCGGCCCCGACCACGAGAAGACCTTCACTGCTGCCGCCCGCGTCGGAGGCGTCTCGTACGGCACCGGCACCGGCCGCAGCAAGAAGGAGGCGGAGCAGCAAGCCGCCGAGTCCGCGTGGCGCGCGATCCGCGCCGCGGCGGACGAACGGATCAAACAGGAAGAGGCGGCGGCTGCCGAAGCCACCGCCGACGCCGAGTCCGCCTCCGCATAA
- a CDS encoding YceD family protein, with protein sequence MAANARLDHRNPLVFDTHELGRRPGALQRLTREIDAPKDLGIQGVVGVPEGAPVELELRLESVMEGVLVTGTARAQAEGECVRCLEPVELELDADFQEMFSYPDADERGRPKKAEPDDDAEDDEDRLFIEDGLFDLEPVLRDAVVLALPMQPVCQEDCQGLCSECGVRLTDEPGHHHDAVDIRWAALQGLAVSSKDSEKDEISGAETGVDEKQEK encoded by the coding sequence ATGGCCGCCAACGCCCGCCTCGACCACCGCAACCCTCTCGTGTTCGACACACACGAGCTGGGCCGGCGTCCTGGCGCGCTCCAGCGCCTGACCCGTGAGATCGACGCCCCCAAGGATCTGGGCATCCAAGGAGTCGTCGGAGTGCCGGAAGGCGCCCCGGTGGAGCTGGAACTCCGGCTGGAGTCGGTCATGGAAGGGGTGCTTGTCACAGGCACCGCCCGTGCACAGGCCGAAGGGGAGTGCGTAAGGTGTCTGGAGCCGGTCGAGCTGGAGCTCGACGCGGACTTCCAGGAGATGTTCTCGTACCCTGACGCCGATGAGCGGGGCCGCCCGAAGAAGGCGGAACCCGACGACGACGCCGAGGACGACGAGGACAGGCTCTTCATCGAGGACGGCCTGTTCGACCTCGAACCAGTGCTGCGTGACGCGGTGGTGCTCGCACTGCCGATGCAGCCGGTGTGCCAGGAAGACTGCCAGGGCCTGTGCTCCGAGTGCGGAGTACGGCTCACGGACGAACCCGGCCACCACCATGACGCCGTCGACATCCGTTGGGCGGCATTGCAGGGACTCGCTGTATCCAGCAAGGACAGCGAGAAGGACGAGATCAGCGGCGCTGAAACCGGCGTCGACGAGAAGCAGGAGAAGTAG
- a CDS encoding helicase-related protein: protein MDLVSALEEPLKKLLGPATAKVMAENLGLHTVGDLLHHYPRRYEERGQLTHLADLPMDEHVTVVAMVADARLHTFASSKAPRGKGQRLEVTITDGSGRLQLVFFGNGVHKPHKDLLPGTRAMFAGKVSVFNRRLQLAHPAYQLLTGDDTEAGESVENWAGALIPLYPATAKLESWKLAKAIQTVLPAAQEALDPLPPALREGRSLVSLPEALLKIHRPHTKSDIAEARARLKWDEAFVLQVALARRRHADTQLPAVPRVPSPDGLLTAFDDRLPFTLTDGQRKVSREIFDDLATSHPMHRLLQGEVGSGKAQPLDSLVLTPAGFRPMGAIRRGDEVIVPAGETAVVDGVYPQGERDVWRLVLCDGSTVECDDEHLWIVGTGRAWHRGEEPEVMTTREIRADLREADGSPKWHLPTATPVDLGGDAPLPSDPHQLGLRLRETASPGASVPEELSVPEEFKNTSVKNRLALLQGLLDTGDGRDTSFRSASATLADDVAWLVRSLGGTARVTPQHAAFDVSVTLPGTFPPPRRSIRAVEHVGRKPVQCISVAHPSHAYVTDHFTVTHNTMVALRAMLAVVDAGGQAAMLAPTEVLAQQHHRSVVEMMGDLAEGGMLGGSERATKVVVLTGSMGAAARRQALLDLVTGEAGIVIGTHALIEDKVRFHDLGLVVVDEQHRFGVEQRDALRSKGTQPPHLLVMTATPIPRTVAMTVFGDLETSVLDQLPAGRSPIATHVVPAADKPHFLTRAWERVREEVAKGHQAYVVCPRIGDEEDDKKAGKKTAEDADKRPPLAVLDVADQLSKGPLQGLRVEALHGRMHPDDKDAVMRRFAAGETHVLVATTVIEVGVNVPNATAMVIMDADRFGVSQLHQLRGRVGRGSAPGLCLLVTDMPEASAARQRLNAVASTLDGFELSRIDLEQRREGDVLGQAQSGARSSLRVLEVIEDEEVIAEAREEATAVVARDPELTGYPALRTALDALLDKEREQYLEKG from the coding sequence ATGGATCTCGTGTCCGCGCTGGAAGAACCGCTCAAAAAACTGCTCGGCCCCGCCACCGCGAAGGTGATGGCCGAGAACCTCGGCCTGCACACGGTCGGTGACCTCCTCCATCACTATCCGCGCAGATACGAGGAGCGCGGCCAGCTCACGCACCTCGCCGACCTGCCCATGGACGAGCACGTGACGGTGGTCGCGATGGTCGCCGACGCCCGGCTGCACACGTTCGCTTCCTCCAAAGCGCCGCGCGGCAAGGGACAGCGACTGGAAGTCACCATCACCGACGGCAGCGGCCGTCTCCAGCTCGTCTTCTTCGGCAACGGCGTGCACAAACCCCACAAGGACCTCCTCCCCGGCACCCGCGCGATGTTCGCCGGCAAGGTCTCCGTCTTCAACCGCCGGCTCCAGCTCGCCCATCCTGCTTACCAGCTCCTGACGGGCGACGACACCGAAGCCGGGGAATCGGTCGAGAACTGGGCGGGCGCCCTGATCCCGCTCTACCCCGCCACCGCGAAACTGGAGTCCTGGAAACTCGCCAAGGCGATCCAGACGGTCCTGCCCGCCGCCCAGGAGGCCCTGGACCCCCTCCCGCCCGCCCTGCGCGAGGGCCGCTCCCTCGTCTCCCTCCCCGAAGCCCTCCTCAAGATCCACCGCCCGCACACCAAGTCCGACATCGCCGAGGCCCGCGCCCGCCTCAAGTGGGACGAGGCGTTCGTCCTCCAGGTCGCCCTCGCCCGCCGGCGCCACGCCGACACCCAACTCCCCGCCGTCCCCCGCGTCCCGTCGCCGGACGGCCTCCTCACCGCCTTCGACGACCGCCTCCCCTTCACCCTCACCGACGGCCAGCGGAAGGTCTCCCGGGAGATCTTCGACGACCTCGCCACCAGCCACCCGATGCACCGCCTCCTCCAGGGCGAGGTCGGTTCGGGCAAGGCCCAGCCGCTGGACTCGCTGGTCCTGACACCCGCCGGATTCCGGCCCATGGGCGCCATCCGGCGCGGCGACGAGGTGATCGTCCCCGCAGGGGAGACCGCCGTCGTCGACGGGGTCTACCCCCAGGGCGAACGGGACGTGTGGCGCCTCGTCCTCTGCGACGGCAGCACCGTCGAGTGCGACGACGAACACCTGTGGATCGTCGGCACCGGCCGCGCGTGGCACCGGGGCGAGGAACCCGAGGTGATGACCACACGCGAGATCCGCGCGGACCTGCGCGAGGCCGACGGCTCGCCCAAGTGGCACCTCCCCACCGCGACCCCGGTGGACCTCGGGGGAGACGCCCCGCTGCCGAGCGACCCCCACCAGCTCGGGCTGCGACTGCGGGAGACCGCCTCCCCCGGCGCGTCCGTCCCCGAGGAACTGTCCGTCCCCGAGGAATTCAAGAACACCTCGGTCAAGAACCGCCTCGCCCTGCTCCAGGGGCTCCTGGACACGGGGGACGGGCGCGACACCTCGTTCCGCTCCGCGTCGGCCACGCTCGCGGACGACGTCGCCTGGCTCGTGAGGTCACTCGGCGGCACGGCCCGCGTGACCCCCCAGCACGCCGCCTTCGACGTCTCGGTGACGCTCCCCGGCACCTTCCCGCCGCCGCGGCGAAGCATCCGCGCCGTCGAGCACGTGGGACGCAAACCCGTCCAGTGCATCAGCGTCGCCCACCCGAGCCACGCCTACGTCACCGACCACTTCACCGTCACCCACAACACGATGGTCGCCCTGCGCGCCATGCTCGCCGTCGTCGACGCGGGCGGACAGGCCGCGATGCTCGCGCCCACCGAGGTACTGGCCCAGCAGCACCACCGGTCGGTCGTCGAGATGATGGGAGACCTGGCCGAGGGCGGGATGCTGGGCGGCTCGGAACGGGCGACGAAAGTCGTGGTGCTCACCGGCTCGATGGGCGCCGCCGCACGCCGGCAGGCGCTCCTCGACCTGGTCACCGGCGAGGCGGGCATCGTCATCGGCACGCACGCGCTGATCGAGGACAAGGTGCGGTTCCATGACCTGGGGCTGGTCGTCGTCGACGAACAGCACCGCTTCGGGGTCGAACAGCGCGACGCGCTGCGGAGCAAGGGCACCCAGCCGCCGCACCTGCTCGTCATGACGGCGACACCGATCCCCCGCACGGTCGCGATGACCGTCTTCGGCGACCTGGAGACGTCCGTCCTCGACCAGCTCCCGGCGGGCCGCTCCCCGATCGCCACCCATGTCGTCCCGGCCGCCGACAAACCCCACTTCCTCACCCGCGCGTGGGAACGCGTCCGCGAAGAGGTCGCCAAGGGCCACCAGGCGTACGTCGTCTGCCCCCGCATCGGCGACGAGGAGGACGACAAGAAGGCCGGCAAGAAGACCGCCGAGGACGCCGACAAACGCCCCCCGCTCGCCGTCCTGGACGTCGCCGACCAGCTCTCCAAGGGCCCGCTCCAGGGCCTGCGGGTCGAGGCCCTGCACGGCCGCATGCACCCCGACGACAAGGACGCGGTCATGCGCCGCTTCGCCGCCGGCGAGACCCACGTCCTTGTCGCCACGACCGTCATCGAGGTCGGCGTCAACGTCCCCAACGCCACCGCGATGGTCATCATGGACGCCGACCGCTTCGGCGTCTCCCAGCTCCACCAGCTCCGGGGCCGCGTCGGCCGGGGCTCCGCGCCGGGCCTCTGCCTCCTCGTCACGGACATGCCCGAGGCGAGCGCCGCCCGCCAGCGCCTCAACGCCGTCGCCTCGACCCTGGACGGCTTCGAGCTCTCCCGCATCGACCTCGAACAGCGCCGCGAGGGCGACGTCCTCGGCCAGGCCCAGTCCGGCGCGCGCTCCTCCCTGCGGGTCCTGGAGGTCATCGAGGACGAGGAGGTCATCGCGGAGGCGAGGGAGGAGGCGACGGCGGTCGTGGCGCGGGATCCCGAACTCACGGGGTACCCGGCCCTGCGAACGGCCCTGGACGCGCTGCTGGACAAGGAGAGGGAGCAGTACCTGGAGAAGGGCTGA
- the mutM gene encoding bifunctional DNA-formamidopyrimidine glycosylase/DNA-(apurinic or apyrimidinic site) lyase, producing MPELPEVEVVRRGLERWVAGRTVADAEVLHPRAVRRHLAGADDFVHRLKGHRIGTPARRGKYLWLPLADSGQAILAHLGMSGQLLVQPPDAADEKHLRIRIRFADDVRTELRFVDQRTFGGLSLHDTTDDGLPDVIGHIARDPLDPLFDDEAFHQALRRKRTTIKRALLDQSLISGVGNIYADEALWRSRLHYDRPTTGFTRPRTTELLGHTRDVMNAALAVGGTSFDSLYVNVNGESGYFDRSLDAYGREGEPCKRCTTPMARRAWMNRSSYFCPKCQRAPRIS from the coding sequence ATGCCCGAGTTGCCCGAGGTCGAGGTCGTCCGCCGGGGTCTGGAGCGCTGGGTCGCCGGCCGTACGGTCGCCGACGCGGAGGTCCTGCACCCCAGGGCGGTCCGCCGTCATCTCGCGGGCGCCGACGACTTCGTCCACCGCCTCAAGGGCCACCGGATCGGCACGCCGGCCCGCCGCGGCAAGTACCTGTGGCTGCCGCTCGCCGACAGCGGCCAGGCGATCCTCGCCCACCTCGGCATGAGCGGCCAGCTCCTGGTCCAGCCGCCGGACGCGGCCGACGAGAAGCACCTGCGCATCCGGATCCGGTTCGCGGACGACGTACGCACGGAACTCCGCTTCGTCGACCAGCGCACCTTCGGCGGCCTCTCCCTCCACGACACGACGGACGACGGCCTCCCGGACGTCATCGGCCATATCGCCCGCGATCCCCTGGACCCCCTCTTCGACGACGAGGCGTTCCACCAGGCCCTGCGCCGCAAGCGCACCACCATCAAACGGGCGCTGCTGGACCAGTCCCTGATCAGCGGCGTCGGCAACATCTACGCCGACGAAGCGCTCTGGCGCAGCCGCCTGCACTACGACCGCCCCACCACCGGCTTCACCCGCCCCCGCACCACCGAGCTCCTCGGCCACACCCGTGACGTGATGAACGCCGCCCTCGCCGTCGGCGGCACCAGCTTCGACAGCCTCTACGTCAACGTCAACGGCGAGTCCGGCTACTTCGACCGCTCCCTCGACGCGTACGGCCGCGAGGGCGAGCCCTGCAAACGCTGCACGACCCCGATGGCCCGGCGCGCGTGGATGAACAGGTCGAGCTACTTCTGCCCGAAGTGCCAGCGGGCGCCGCGTATTTCGTAG
- the coaD gene encoding pantetheine-phosphate adenylyltransferase produces the protein MRRAVCPGSFDPITNGHLDIISRASRLYDEVYVAVMINKSKQGLFEVDERIDLIRQVTAEYGNVRVEAFHGLLVDFCKQRDIPAIVKGLRAVSDFDYELQMAQMNIGLSGVETLFVPTNPEYSFLSSSLVKEVATWGGDIAHLVPPVVLQALNKRLRKD, from the coding sequence GTGCGCCGCGCCGTCTGTCCCGGGTCGTTCGACCCGATCACCAACGGACACCTCGACATCATCTCCCGCGCCTCCCGCCTCTACGACGAGGTGTACGTCGCGGTGATGATCAACAAGTCGAAGCAGGGCCTCTTCGAGGTCGACGAGCGGATCGACCTGATCCGCCAGGTCACCGCCGAGTACGGCAACGTACGCGTGGAGGCGTTCCACGGCCTGCTGGTCGACTTCTGCAAGCAGCGGGACATCCCGGCCATCGTCAAGGGCCTCAGAGCCGTCAGCGACTTCGACTACGAGCTCCAGATGGCGCAGATGAACATCGGCCTGTCCGGGGTGGAGACGCTGTTCGTGCCGACGAACCCGGAGTACAGCTTCCTCTCCTCCTCGCTCGTCAAGGAGGTCGCGACGTGGGGCGGCGACATCGCGCACCTGGTGCCGCCGGTCGTCCTGCAAGCCCTCAACAAGCGTCTGCGCAAGGACTGA
- a CDS encoding acylphosphatase, whose product MSEDARLVAWVRGHVQGVGFRWFTRAKALEIGGLSGFALNLADGRVQVVAEGTRGDCEGLLDWLTGADTPGRVDGVTEIWDTPRGGYDGFAIR is encoded by the coding sequence ATGAGTGAGGATGCACGACTGGTCGCCTGGGTCCGCGGACACGTACAGGGCGTGGGTTTCCGCTGGTTCACGCGGGCCAAGGCGCTGGAGATCGGCGGGCTGAGTGGTTTTGCTCTCAATTTGGCCGACGGACGCGTACAGGTCGTCGCCGAGGGGACCCGGGGCGACTGTGAAGGACTGCTGGACTGGCTGACCGGAGCCGACACGCCCGGCCGCGTGGACGGTGTCACCGAGATTTGGGACACACCCCGGGGCGGGTACGACGGCTTCGCGATCCGCTGA
- a CDS encoding DivIVA domain-containing protein, giving the protein MDVQKKLDEIVAAVTGARSMPMSASCVVNRADLLALLEEVRAALPDSLAQAQELIGDRDQMVEQARQEAERIITGAHAERGSLISGTEVARRSQAEADRILAEARREAEEVRAEADEYVDSKLANFEVVLTKTLGSVGRGREKLLGTGPGLDENGYEDEDAPERSHDPETLRKNADAYVDVKLGAFEAVLAKTLEAVGRGRDKLHGRIATDDLSALADDNTTYQHSSDADYLADLAALADREETSRTGSTPIPAQAAAPAGQPAVQPYEQQPAYGYQDGYGGYDQTYAQPDPYAYQQADPYAASAYQGYDQQQAYETQQPQQPHEQHAQQSYALDETSLFDTGMITPEQLRAYEQGRGL; this is encoded by the coding sequence GTGGACGTACAGAAGAAGCTCGACGAGATCGTGGCGGCGGTGACCGGCGCGAGGTCGATGCCCATGTCGGCCTCGTGCGTGGTGAACCGCGCCGACCTGCTCGCCCTGCTGGAGGAGGTCAGGGCCGCGCTGCCCGACTCCCTCGCCCAGGCCCAGGAGCTGATCGGCGACCGTGACCAGATGGTCGAGCAGGCCCGCCAGGAGGCCGAGCGCATCATCACCGGCGCGCACGCCGAGCGCGGTTCGCTGATCTCCGGCACCGAGGTCGCCCGCCGCTCGCAGGCCGAGGCCGACCGCATCCTCGCGGAGGCCCGCAGGGAGGCCGAGGAGGTCCGCGCCGAGGCCGACGAGTACGTCGACTCCAAGCTCGCCAACTTCGAGGTCGTCCTCACCAAGACCCTCGGCTCGGTCGGCCGCGGCCGCGAGAAGCTGCTCGGCACCGGCCCCGGCCTCGACGAGAACGGCTACGAGGACGAGGACGCCCCCGAGCGCAGCCACGACCCCGAGACCCTGCGCAAGAACGCCGACGCCTACGTCGACGTCAAGCTCGGCGCCTTCGAGGCCGTCCTCGCCAAGACGCTGGAGGCCGTCGGCCGGGGCCGCGACAAGCTGCACGGCCGCATCGCCACCGACGACCTCAGCGCCCTCGCCGACGACAACACGACCTACCAGCACTCCTCGGACGCCGACTACCTCGCCGACCTCGCGGCCCTCGCCGACCGCGAGGAGACCTCCCGCACCGGCTCCACCCCGATCCCGGCCCAGGCCGCGGCCCCGGCCGGACAGCCCGCCGTCCAGCCCTACGAACAGCAGCCCGCCTACGGCTACCAGGACGGCTACGGCGGCTACGACCAGACGTACGCGCAGCCGGACCCGTACGCCTACCAGCAGGCCGACCCGTACGCGGCGAGCGCCTACCAGGGCTACGACCAGCAGCAGGCGTACGAGACCCAGCAGCCCCAGCAGCCGCACGAGCAGCACGCCCAGCAGTCCTACGCACTCGACGAGACCAGCCTCTTCGACACCGGCATGATCACGCCGGAGCAGCTGCGGGCGTACGAACAGGGGCGCGGCCTGTAA
- a CDS encoding CAP domain-containing protein: MGRHRRSGAETGHTHGTEPHAEETGGHTPGMGTPLPEAYADANARSAEYLYATETDTPLTSDGSRRRRKKKPVRTGLLGASVAVALGAVAVTSGLVPGLESYKLGGDSASDTAGDRAGVSDAPTNAASEQGGASGRADSGSGTAPGAGLPSAAPSASPTPSQAPPVKKAPEKKAAEAKPSASPSKAPVKEKEAPAEVPAPRKPESAKAASAVSSEAQAAAQVLVLVNEERAKVGCSPLAANSALADLARKFSEDMAARGFFDHTDPDGKSPWDRAAAAGVGDLAGENIARGQADAASVMEAWMNSPGHKANILNCDFKTLGVGVHFGSGGPWWTQDFGY, from the coding sequence ATGGGACGCCACCGACGCTCAGGCGCCGAGACGGGCCATACGCACGGCACCGAGCCCCACGCGGAGGAAACGGGGGGCCACACCCCCGGTATGGGCACCCCGCTCCCCGAGGCGTACGCGGACGCCAACGCGCGCAGCGCCGAGTACCTGTACGCGACGGAGACGGACACACCGCTCACCTCCGACGGATCCCGCCGACGCCGTAAGAAGAAGCCGGTGCGGACGGGGCTGCTCGGCGCCTCCGTGGCCGTCGCGCTCGGGGCCGTCGCCGTCACCTCGGGGCTGGTCCCGGGGCTGGAGAGCTACAAGCTCGGCGGGGACAGCGCGAGCGACACCGCCGGGGACCGTGCGGGCGTCTCGGACGCGCCGACCAACGCGGCGTCCGAGCAGGGCGGCGCGTCGGGCCGGGCGGACAGCGGGAGCGGGACGGCGCCGGGCGCGGGTCTGCCGTCGGCGGCACCGTCCGCCTCGCCGACGCCGTCCCAGGCGCCCCCGGTGAAGAAGGCGCCGGAGAAGAAGGCCGCCGAGGCGAAACCTTCCGCCAGCCCGTCGAAGGCGCCGGTGAAGGAGAAGGAGGCGCCCGCCGAGGTGCCCGCTCCGCGCAAGCCGGAGAGCGCGAAGGCGGCGTCGGCCGTGTCGTCGGAGGCGCAGGCGGCGGCTCAGGTGCTGGTGCTGGTCAACGAGGAGCGGGCGAAGGTCGGCTGCAGTCCCCTGGCGGCGAACAGCGCGCTCGCGGATCTCGCGCGGAAGTTCAGCGAGGACATGGCCGCACGCGGCTTCTTCGACCACACCGACCCGGACGGCAAGTCCCCCTGGGACCGCGCCGCCGCGGCCGGGGTCGGCGACCTCGCCGGCGAGAACATAGCCCGCGGGCAGGCGGACGCGGCCTCCGTGATGGAGGCGTGGATGAACAGCCCCGGCCACAAGGCGAACATCCTGAACTGCGACTTCAAGACGCTGGGCGTCGGTGTGCACTTCGGTTCGGGCGGTCCGTGGTGGACGCAGGACTTCGGGTACTGA
- the rpmF gene encoding 50S ribosomal protein L32: MAVPKRKMSRSNTRHRRSQWKAAVPTLVACERCHESKLQHIACPSCGTYNKRQVLEV, translated from the coding sequence GTGGCTGTTCCGAAGCGGAAGATGTCGCGCAGCAACACGCGCCACCGCCGGTCGCAGTGGAAGGCTGCGGTCCCCACCCTGGTTGCGTGCGAGCGCTGCCACGAGTCCAAGCTGCAGCACATCGCGTGCCCGTCTTGCGGCACCTACAACAAGCGCCAGGTCCTCGAAGTCTGA
- a CDS encoding winged helix-turn-helix transcriptional regulator, with translation MTTTPEAPAPDLPFSVFARACPSRTTLEHVTGRWGGLTLGALYEGSLRFNELRRRVDGVSEKMLSQTLHALERDGLILREAQPTNPPRVDYELTPLGRQVAEHLLALIHLVEGHMDEVMTARARYDETRGGR, from the coding sequence ATGACCACCACCCCCGAGGCCCCCGCCCCAGATCTCCCGTTCAGCGTGTTCGCCCGCGCCTGTCCCTCCCGGACGACGCTCGAACACGTCACCGGACGCTGGGGCGGCCTGACCCTCGGGGCGCTCTACGAGGGCTCCCTCAGGTTCAACGAACTACGCCGACGAGTCGACGGCGTCAGCGAGAAAATGCTCTCCCAAACCCTGCACGCCCTGGAACGCGACGGCCTCATCCTCCGCGAGGCCCAGCCCACCAACCCCCCACGCGTCGACTACGAACTGACCCCCCTCGGCCGCCAGGTCGCCGAACACCTCCTCGCCCTCATCCACCTCGTCGAGGGCCACATGGACGAGGTGATGACCGCCCGCGCCCGCTACGACGAGACGCGTGGCGGCCGCTGA
- the rsmD gene encoding 16S rRNA (guanine(966)-N(2))-methyltransferase RsmD: protein MRTHPATKDLKMTRVIAGTAGGRRLAVPPGTGTRPTSDRAREALMSTWEALLGGPFRDERVLDLYAGSGAVGLEALSRGAAHTLLVEADPKAVRTIRENVRNLALPGAETRQAKAEQLIRTPPPAPYDIAFLDPPYAVTDHDLREILLTLRTESWLTQDAIVTVERSTRGGEFHWPAGFEQVKARRYGEGTFWYGRAATGDNASTCEDAR, encoded by the coding sequence ATGCGCACACACCCCGCGACCAAGGACCTGAAGATGACGCGCGTGATCGCCGGAACAGCCGGCGGACGTCGACTGGCCGTACCCCCGGGAACCGGCACCCGCCCGACTTCCGACCGCGCACGCGAAGCCCTCATGTCCACCTGGGAAGCCCTCCTCGGCGGCCCCTTCAGGGACGAACGCGTTCTCGACCTCTACGCGGGCTCGGGCGCCGTCGGTCTCGAAGCCCTCTCCCGGGGCGCGGCCCACACCCTCCTCGTGGAAGCCGACCCCAAAGCGGTACGAACCATCCGCGAGAACGTCAGGAACCTCGCCCTCCCGGGCGCCGAGACGAGACAGGCCAAGGCCGAACAGCTCATCAGGACACCCCCGCCGGCGCCCTACGACATCGCCTTCCTCGACCCCCCCTACGCGGTCACAGATCACGATCTTCGCGAGATCCTGCTCACACTCCGCACGGAAAGCTGGCTCACGCAGGACGCGATCGTCACCGTGGAGCGCAGCACCAGAGGCGGCGAATTCCACTGGCCGGCGGGCTTCGAGCAGGTCAAGGCCCGCCGCTACGGCGAGGGAACGTTTTGGTACGGTCGCGCCGCCACGGGCGACAACGCCTCTACGTGCGAAGACGCACGATGA